A genome region from Nocardiopsis exhalans includes the following:
- a CDS encoding sensor histidine kinase → MRPGERPEPGQVEPTRPGDTGTWRSLNSVAPSGSGGERSTAHATVHRFTDNLSLRARLTLIYGMLFFAAGSLLVLVNYLVVAVLLNALLSEESPAELIENSHYIEQVLTHVTRFSLLALFLVGLLAVALGYAVAGRALSPLQKITRIARRLSERSLHERIALSGPDDEIRELADTFDGMLERLDRAFDGQRRFVANASHELRTPLAINRTLLEVALSAPDVSPDLRTVGQTLLETNARHERLIDGLLFLAKSDRELEVKARVDLSEVVTTVLSQLSGAIDESGLSLRQDLRPAPVTGDPVLLERLVANLVENALKYNVDEGEITVRSGMYEGMPAVQVENSGKVIPAYEIEGLFEPFRRGSGDRVGSGRSAGLGLSIVRSVVRAHEGVVTAWPRAGGGLVVTVCLPVSQGNGTEPAERR, encoded by the coding sequence GTGAGACCGGGGGAGCGTCCAGAGCCAGGGCAGGTCGAACCCACGCGCCCCGGGGACACGGGGACCTGGCGCAGCCTGAACTCCGTCGCTCCGAGCGGATCCGGCGGGGAACGCTCCACCGCCCACGCCACGGTCCACCGCTTCACGGACAACCTGAGCCTGCGCGCCCGCCTCACCCTCATCTACGGGATGCTGTTCTTCGCGGCAGGCTCCCTGCTGGTCCTGGTCAACTACCTTGTCGTCGCGGTCCTGCTCAACGCCCTCCTGTCCGAGGAGAGCCCCGCCGAGCTGATCGAGAACAGTCACTACATCGAGCAGGTCCTCACCCACGTCACCCGGTTCTCGCTGCTCGCGCTGTTCCTGGTGGGGCTGCTCGCCGTGGCCCTGGGGTACGCGGTGGCGGGCCGGGCGCTCTCACCGCTGCAGAAGATCACCCGCATCGCCCGCAGACTCTCCGAACGCTCCCTGCACGAACGCATCGCGCTCTCCGGGCCCGACGACGAGATCCGTGAGCTCGCCGACACCTTCGACGGCATGCTCGAACGCCTCGACCGGGCCTTCGACGGGCAGCGGCGCTTCGTCGCCAACGCCTCCCACGAGCTGCGTACGCCCCTGGCGATCAACCGCACCCTCCTGGAGGTGGCCCTGAGCGCGCCGGACGTCTCACCGGACCTCAGGACCGTCGGGCAGACCCTTCTGGAGACCAACGCCCGCCACGAACGCCTCATCGACGGCCTGCTGTTCCTGGCCAAGAGCGATCGCGAACTCGAGGTCAAGGCCAGGGTCGATCTCAGCGAGGTCGTCACGACGGTGCTCAGCCAGCTCAGCGGCGCCATCGACGAGTCCGGGCTGTCGCTGCGCCAGGACCTGCGGCCCGCCCCGGTGACCGGCGACCCGGTGCTGTTGGAGCGCCTCGTGGCCAACCTGGTCGAGAACGCCCTCAAGTACAACGTCGACGAGGGTGAGATCACCGTGCGCAGCGGTATGTACGAGGGCATGCCCGCGGTCCAGGTGGAGAATTCGGGCAAGGTCATCCCGGCCTACGAGATCGAGGGACTCTTCGAACCGTTCCGCCGCGGCTCCGGCGACCGCGTGGGCTCGGGCCGCAGCGCCGGTCTGGGCCTGTCCATCGTGCGTTCGGTGGTCCGCGCGCACGAAGGGGTGGTGACCGCCTGGCCCCGCGCGGGCGGCGGTCTGGTCGTCACGGTCTGCCTGCCGGTGTCCCAGGGAAACGGCACCGAACCCGCCGAGCGGCGCTAG
- a CDS encoding D-arabinono-1,4-lactone oxidase, producing MTDVLWHTWADTHQARPRRTATPNNTEEVVAAVRSAAADDLRVRMVGSGHSFTDVAVTDGLLLTPTSLTGVRSIDPVAGTATVEAGLPLCDFNDALAAHGVALANMGDIAVQTVSGAVQTGTHGTGRDAGGLAGQVVGLELVLADGSVVECSAERDPDLFHAARVGLGAFGVVTALTFAVRPAFLLHAQEEPMPLDEVLERLPELRAKNDHFEFFWFPHTGNTNTKRNNITQGPADPLSAFKSWLDDDFLSNTLFDRINRVCRRFPSVVPKVNQISSRALSARTYTDVSHKVFASVRDVRFVEMEYAIPAEHAADVLREARSIVDRGDHRVSFPVEVRFAPADDVWLSTAHERETAYVAVHMYKGTPYEAYFADLEAVFTSVGGRPHWGKLHTRDRAYLEGVYPRLNDALAVRDRVDPHRRFGNAYLDRVFG from the coding sequence ATGACTGATGTGTTGTGGCACACCTGGGCCGACACCCACCAGGCCCGCCCACGCCGTACGGCGACCCCCAACAACACCGAGGAGGTCGTCGCCGCGGTCAGGTCGGCGGCCGCCGACGACCTGCGCGTGCGCATGGTCGGCTCCGGGCACTCCTTCACCGACGTGGCCGTCACCGACGGCTTGCTCCTGACCCCCACCTCCCTGACGGGTGTGCGGTCGATCGACCCGGTGGCGGGTACCGCCACGGTCGAGGCCGGGTTGCCCCTGTGCGACTTCAACGACGCCCTGGCCGCGCACGGCGTGGCCCTGGCCAACATGGGCGACATCGCCGTGCAGACCGTCTCCGGCGCGGTGCAGACCGGCACCCACGGCACCGGGCGCGACGCGGGCGGACTGGCCGGTCAGGTCGTGGGACTGGAGCTGGTGCTGGCCGACGGCTCCGTGGTCGAGTGCTCGGCCGAGCGCGACCCGGACCTGTTCCACGCCGCCCGGGTGGGTCTGGGCGCCTTCGGCGTGGTGACGGCGCTGACCTTCGCGGTCCGCCCGGCATTCCTCCTGCACGCCCAGGAGGAGCCCATGCCCCTGGACGAGGTGCTGGAGCGCCTGCCCGAACTGCGCGCGAAGAACGACCACTTCGAGTTCTTCTGGTTCCCGCACACCGGGAACACCAACACCAAGCGCAACAACATCACCCAGGGTCCGGCCGATCCGCTGTCGGCCTTCAAGAGCTGGCTGGACGACGACTTCCTGTCGAACACCCTCTTCGACCGGATCAACCGGGTATGCCGGCGCTTCCCCTCGGTGGTGCCGAAGGTCAACCAGATCAGTTCCCGCGCGCTGTCCGCGCGAACCTACACCGACGTCTCGCACAAGGTGTTCGCGTCCGTGCGCGACGTGCGGTTCGTGGAGATGGAGTACGCGATCCCGGCCGAGCACGCGGCGGACGTGCTGCGCGAGGCCCGGTCGATCGTGGACCGCGGCGACCACCGGGTGAGCTTCCCGGTGGAGGTGCGCTTCGCCCCGGCCGACGACGTGTGGCTGTCCACCGCCCACGAGCGCGAGACCGCCTACGTCGCGGTGCACATGTACAAGGGAACTCCCTATGAGGCCTACTTCGCAGACCTGGAGGCGGTCTTCACCTCGGTGGGCGGACGGCCGCACTGGGGCAAGCTGCACACCCGCGACCGCGCGTACCTGGAGGGCGTGTACCCGCGCCTGAACGACGCTCTGGCGGTACGTGACCGGGTGGACCCGCACCGCCGCTTCGGCAACGCCTACCTGGACAGGGTGTTCGGTTAA
- a CDS encoding inositol monophosphatase family protein, with amino-acid sequence MTTIQSPHDLEKLRDLAVAVAAEAGELAAKGQEGITVLDTKSSPTDVVTEMDRATEDLIRDRLLAARPHDAVLGEEGGGIEGSSGVRWVVDPIDGTVNYLYGSPDWGVAIGAEIDGQVVAAAVYLPVHGKMFEAVLGGGARLDGRALRAPEAVPLERALVATGFGYFPQRRLQQAKVLTEVIPLVRDIRRGGSAAVDITGMATGRYNAYYERGLHLWDWAAPGLVASEAGLRVGGLHSGPPSNELVIVARPGLYEELDALLAPLGADTDG; translated from the coding sequence GTGACCACCATCCAGTCCCCACACGACCTGGAGAAACTGCGGGACCTGGCCGTCGCGGTGGCGGCGGAGGCCGGAGAGCTCGCGGCCAAGGGGCAGGAGGGCATCACCGTCCTGGACACCAAGTCCAGCCCCACCGACGTCGTTACCGAGATGGATCGGGCGACCGAGGACCTCATCAGGGACCGGCTGCTCGCGGCCCGCCCGCACGACGCGGTTCTCGGCGAGGAGGGCGGCGGCATCGAGGGCAGCAGCGGGGTGCGCTGGGTCGTCGACCCCATCGACGGCACCGTCAACTACCTGTACGGGAGCCCCGACTGGGGGGTCGCCATCGGCGCGGAGATCGACGGGCAGGTCGTGGCGGCCGCCGTCTACCTGCCCGTCCACGGGAAGATGTTCGAGGCGGTCCTGGGCGGCGGGGCCAGGCTCGACGGCCGGGCTCTGCGCGCGCCCGAGGCGGTGCCGCTGGAGCGGGCGCTGGTCGCCACCGGCTTCGGATACTTTCCCCAGCGCCGCCTCCAACAGGCCAAGGTCCTCACCGAGGTGATCCCGCTGGTGCGTGACATCCGCCGGGGCGGTTCGGCCGCGGTGGACATCACCGGGATGGCCACCGGTCGCTACAACGCCTACTACGAGCGCGGGCTGCACCTGTGGGACTGGGCCGCACCCGGCCTGGTCGCCAGTGAGGCCGGGCTGCGGGTGGGGGGTCTGCACAGCGGGCCGCCCAGCAACGAACTGGTGATCGTCGCCCGCCCCGGTCTCTATGAGGAACTGGACGCGCTGCTGGCCCCGCTCGGCGCCGACACGGACGGCTGA
- a CDS encoding ferrochelatase has product MRPYDAFLLISFGGPEGEDEVIPFLENVTRGRNIPRERLAEVGEHYFLFGGVSPINQQCRDLLAAITTDFDANGIDLPIYWGNRFWEPMLTDTLAQMKKDGIRRVLALPTSAYCNWSSRTAYREDIERALAELGEDAPEVDLIRPFYDHPGFIDPLVEYTQASLEQLPADQREGVRLLFSAHSIPSAMAEASGPPGHGFGPEGAYGAQLAEVARLVVERLDRAYPYELVYQSRSGPPSQPWLEPDVNDRMEELAEEGVPAVVVIPHGFVSDHMEVKFDLDVEARDTAKKLGIGYERALSPGTHPAFVSMVTELVREYTGRGEEHKLASLPPCAGGSGQCCKQR; this is encoded by the coding sequence ATGAGGCCTTACGACGCGTTTTTGCTGATCTCCTTCGGTGGCCCGGAGGGCGAGGACGAGGTCATCCCGTTCCTGGAGAACGTCACCCGCGGGCGCAACATCCCCCGCGAGCGGTTGGCGGAGGTCGGTGAGCACTACTTCCTCTTCGGTGGAGTGAGCCCGATCAACCAGCAGTGCCGGGACCTGCTCGCCGCCATCACCACCGACTTCGACGCCAACGGCATCGACCTGCCGATCTACTGGGGCAACCGGTTCTGGGAACCGATGCTCACCGACACCCTCGCGCAGATGAAGAAGGACGGCATCCGCCGTGTGCTGGCGCTGCCGACCTCCGCGTACTGCAACTGGTCCAGCCGGACCGCCTACCGCGAGGACATCGAGCGCGCCCTCGCCGAACTGGGCGAGGACGCCCCCGAGGTCGACCTGATTCGCCCCTTCTACGATCACCCCGGGTTCATCGACCCCCTGGTGGAGTACACCCAGGCGTCCCTGGAGCAGCTCCCCGCCGACCAGCGGGAGGGCGTGCGCCTGCTGTTCTCCGCGCACTCCATCCCCAGTGCCATGGCCGAGGCCAGCGGCCCTCCGGGGCACGGTTTCGGTCCGGAGGGCGCCTACGGGGCCCAGCTCGCCGAGGTGGCCCGTCTGGTGGTCGAGCGCCTGGACCGCGCCTACCCCTACGAGCTCGTCTACCAGAGCCGCAGCGGCCCGCCCAGCCAGCCCTGGCTGGAGCCCGACGTCAACGACCGGATGGAGGAGCTCGCCGAGGAGGGCGTGCCCGCCGTGGTGGTCATCCCGCACGGGTTCGTCTCCGACCACATGGAGGTCAAGTTCGACCTCGACGTGGAGGCCCGCGACACCGCCAAGAAGCTGGGCATCGGCTACGAGCGAGCGCTCAGCCCCGGCACGCACCCCGCGTTCGTGTCCATGGTGACCGAACTGGTCCGCGAGTACACCGGCCGCGGAGAAGAGCACAAGCTCGCCTCCCTGCCGCCCTGCGCCGGCGGAAGCGGTCAGTGCTGCAAGCAGCGCTGA
- a CDS encoding DUF4193 domain-containing protein, which translates to MATDYDSPRKTDEDINEDSLQELQARRVDKGTGTIDVDPDEVAEGMELPGADLSGEELAVRVLPRQADEFTCSRCFLVHHRSQLAEQRAGQLVCKECA; encoded by the coding sequence ATGGCGACCGACTACGACAGCCCGCGCAAGACTGACGAGGACATCAACGAGGACAGCCTCCAGGAGCTGCAGGCGCGGCGCGTGGACAAGGGCACCGGTACCATCGACGTCGACCCCGACGAGGTGGCCGAGGGCATGGAACTGCCCGGTGCCGACCTGTCCGGCGAGGAACTCGCCGTGCGCGTGCTTCCCCGCCAGGCCGACGAGTTCACCTGCTCGCGCTGCTTCCTGGTGCACCACCGCAGTCAGCTCGCTGAGCAGCGCGCCGGTCAGCTGGTCTGCAAGGAATGCGCCTGA
- a CDS encoding response regulator transcription factor — MRVLVVEDERVLADAVAVGLRRESMAVDVVYDGDAALEYTAVNDYDVVVLDRDLPGTHGDDVARSLVNESYNGRILMLTASDGVQDKVEGLTLGADDYLAKPFAFAELIARVHALGRRSAPPLPPVLERGGITLDPANHQVHREGREVSLTPKEFAVLQVLMRAQGTVVSAEGLLEKAWDENADPFTNVVRVTVMTLRKKLGDPPVIQTVPGAGYRL, encoded by the coding sequence TTGCGCGTACTCGTGGTCGAAGACGAACGGGTCCTGGCCGACGCAGTGGCCGTCGGACTGCGACGGGAGTCCATGGCGGTCGACGTCGTCTACGACGGGGACGCCGCCCTCGAGTACACCGCGGTCAACGACTACGACGTCGTCGTGCTGGACCGCGACCTCCCCGGCACCCACGGCGACGACGTCGCCCGCTCCCTGGTCAACGAGAGCTACAACGGCCGCATCCTGATGCTCACCGCCTCGGACGGCGTCCAGGACAAGGTCGAGGGCCTCACCCTGGGGGCCGACGACTACCTGGCCAAACCCTTCGCCTTCGCCGAGCTCATCGCCCGCGTGCACGCCCTGGGCCGCCGCTCGGCACCGCCGCTGCCGCCCGTCCTGGAACGGGGCGGCATCACCCTGGACCCGGCCAACCACCAGGTGCACCGCGAGGGCCGCGAGGTCTCGCTCACACCCAAGGAGTTCGCCGTCCTGCAGGTGCTCATGCGCGCCCAGGGCACCGTGGTCAGCGCCGAAGGCCTCCTGGAGAAGGCCTGGGACGAGAACGCCGACCCCTTCACCAACGTCGTCCGGGTCACCGTCATGACCCTGCGCAAGAAACTCGGTGACCCCCCGGTCATCCAGACCGTCCCGGGGGCGGGGTACCGCTTGTGA
- a CDS encoding S9 family peptidase, with the protein MVRSWYELPEYVRLRRVNGLRLSPDGTRLVAPVSDIAPDAKSFRSALWEIDTAPESEGGRAPRRLTRSTKGESGAEFLPDGSVLFSTGRVDPEAKAEDKPKAALWLLPADGGEARQVASRPSGVGAFTVARDSGLVAFTGKVLPGSEDDEADTEARKAREEAGVTAILHEALPVRSWDSDVGPDHPRVFTATPPEDEDARLGEPRDLTPDAGLSLLGASPALTPDGSTLLTSWSVPTSGGARREEVVAIDVATGERRTIAGGSDADFEFGSPAPSPDGTKVLVYADDEGSYDGEPRNATLWITDLATGEGRDLLPDHELWPQGYVWSADSSTVFLVADENGRRPVFRLDVATGALTRITGDHGAYSALNPSPDGRYVYALRDAWDAPPAPVRLDADATDGQPVYLRTPGSELTMPGTLTEIETTADDGTRIRSWLVLPEEASADSPAPLMLWVHGGPYMSFNGWTWRWNPWLLAARGYAVLLPDPALSTGYGQDMLRRAWGQWGPRTHADIMAITDAAEAREDIDAERTAMMGGSFGGYMANWIAGHTDRFKAIVSHASLWQLDGFSGTTDYPPVWEKEFGTPLAQPERYQLNSPHLHADKIRTPMLVIHGDKDYRVPIGEGLHLWRDLLLHGVDAKFLYFPDENHWILTPGNAQVWYQTIFAFLDHHVHGKEWTKPELL; encoded by the coding sequence TTGGTTCGTTCCTGGTATGAACTGCCGGAGTACGTCCGCCTGCGCCGCGTGAACGGGCTGCGCCTGTCCCCGGACGGCACCCGCCTCGTCGCGCCCGTGAGCGACATCGCCCCCGACGCCAAGTCCTTCCGCAGCGCCCTGTGGGAGATCGACACCGCCCCCGAGTCCGAGGGCGGGCGCGCCCCCCGGCGTCTGACCCGCTCCACCAAGGGCGAGTCGGGCGCGGAGTTCCTCCCCGACGGCTCGGTGCTCTTCAGCACCGGCCGGGTCGACCCCGAGGCCAAGGCCGAGGACAAGCCCAAGGCCGCCCTGTGGCTGCTGCCCGCCGACGGCGGCGAGGCCCGCCAGGTCGCTTCCCGGCCCAGCGGCGTAGGCGCCTTCACGGTCGCCCGCGACTCCGGCCTGGTGGCCTTCACCGGCAAGGTTCTGCCCGGGTCCGAGGACGACGAGGCCGACACCGAGGCCCGCAAGGCCCGTGAGGAGGCCGGGGTCACCGCGATCCTGCACGAGGCCCTGCCCGTGCGCTCCTGGGACAGCGACGTCGGCCCGGACCACCCCCGCGTCTTCACGGCCACCCCGCCCGAGGACGAGGACGCCCGCCTCGGCGAGCCCCGCGACCTCACCCCCGACGCCGGCCTCTCCCTGCTGGGCGCCTCCCCGGCGCTCACTCCGGACGGTTCCACCCTGCTGACCAGCTGGTCCGTGCCGACCTCCGGCGGGGCCCGCCGCGAGGAGGTCGTCGCCATCGACGTCGCCACCGGCGAGCGCCGCACCATCGCGGGCGGCTCGGACGCCGACTTCGAGTTCGGCTCGCCCGCGCCCTCCCCGGACGGCACCAAGGTCCTGGTCTACGCCGACGACGAGGGCAGCTACGACGGCGAGCCCCGCAACGCCACGCTGTGGATCACCGACCTGGCCACCGGCGAGGGCCGCGACCTGCTGCCCGACCACGAGCTCTGGCCCCAGGGCTACGTGTGGTCGGCGGACTCCAGCACGGTCTTCCTGGTCGCCGACGAGAACGGCCGCCGCCCGGTCTTCCGCCTGGACGTGGCCACCGGCGCGCTCACCCGGATCACCGGCGACCACGGCGCCTACAGTGCGCTGAACCCGTCCCCGGACGGACGCTACGTCTACGCGCTGCGCGACGCCTGGGACGCTCCGCCCGCCCCGGTCCGACTGGACGCCGACGCCACCGACGGCCAGCCCGTCTACCTGCGCACCCCCGGCTCCGAGCTGACCATGCCGGGCACGCTCACCGAGATCGAGACCACCGCCGACGACGGCACCCGGATCCGGTCGTGGCTGGTGCTGCCCGAGGAGGCCTCGGCCGACTCGCCCGCCCCGCTCATGCTGTGGGTGCACGGCGGCCCCTACATGAGCTTCAACGGCTGGACCTGGCGATGGAACCCGTGGCTGCTGGCCGCCCGCGGCTACGCGGTGCTGCTCCCGGACCCCGCGCTGTCCACCGGCTACGGCCAGGACATGCTCCGCCGGGCCTGGGGCCAGTGGGGCCCGCGCACGCACGCTGACATCATGGCGATCACCGACGCCGCCGAGGCCCGCGAAGACATCGACGCCGAGCGCACCGCCATGATGGGCGGCTCCTTCGGCGGCTACATGGCCAACTGGATCGCCGGGCACACCGACCGGTTCAAGGCGATCGTCTCGCACGCCTCCCTGTGGCAGCTGGACGGGTTCAGCGGCACCACCGACTATCCGCCGGTGTGGGAGAAAGAGTTCGGCACCCCGTTGGCCCAGCCGGAGCGCTACCAGCTCAACTCGCCGCACCTGCACGCGGACAAGATCCGCACCCCGATGCTGGTCATCCACGGTGACAAGGACTACCGGGTGCCGATCGGTGAGGGCCTGCACCTGTGGCGCGACCTCCTCCTGCACGGGGTCGACGCGAAGTTCCTGTACTTCCCGGACGAGAACCACTGGATCCTGACCCCGGGCAACGCCCAGGTCTGGTACCAGACGATCTTCGCCTTCCTGGACCACCACGTCCACGGCAAGGAGTGGACCAAGCCCGAGCTGCTCTAG